The Nostoc sp. 'Lobaria pulmonaria (5183) cyanobiont' DNA window GATCGCCAATTACAGGTAAATTGGTCTTTAACCGCATCCGCCAAAAAGCTCAAATTCGCCGCACCCTCTACCAAGTTTACCGAAACCGTGAAGCCGTCACCGATGAATTAGTTGATTTACTTTATACTCCCTCTTGCGATCCAGGAGCGCAACAAGTCTTCGCCTCAATTCTCACAGCCCCTCCTGGCCCCAGTCCAGAGGAACTTTTGCCGAAAGTCGAACGTCCTTTATTAGTAATTTGGGGTGCTGACGATCCCTGGACACCAATTACCGGGGCCAAGATTTACGAAAAGGCGCGGGAGAATGGCAAAGATATCAAAATTGTTCCCATTCCCAATGCCGGTCATTGTCCTCACGATGAGGTTCCAGATGTTGTCAATGCCCAGATTGTCGATTGGCTAGCGCAAAGGTAATAATTTCGCCTTTCTGCCGAACAGTTAGGCAATTGTCAGAAGCTAGAGAATGTCAACGTTTTGATTTAAGCTCAGATTGCCAAGAAAAAATCGGAAATTAAGATTAATTAGGTTGCATCTGGCTAAGGATTACAGCGATTTTCAATTGAATAGACAACACGCGTAGGGGCACAATATATTGTGCCCCTACAATTATGTATATTCCACGCTGCTTGTGAAAATTGCTGGAATTTGCATGAGTATCAAATACTCGTCAACGGAGTTCAGAGGTGGATGAATCCAGTTCAAATACTCGTTAACGGTAATGCAGTATCAGTAATTTGCTAACGGAACTATTTCAGATACCGACAGAAAAGCAGCAGTCTCCTTAGAAAATCCAGAAGCGCTATATATCAAGTCTAGTACGTGGCGATCGCATCCTTCACTAATGAACCACGGTTTTATGGCTGGAAAAATTTTTTACTCATATAACATAAATGATCTCTTTTTAAACGTTTTAAATAATGCCCCGCATTTTTGACAACATTGACTTACAACTGCTACCGATTTTACGAGAAACCCTCAAAATCTCTTATCGGGCAGATTTTTGCGTTGGCTACTTCAACCTCAGAGGTTGGCGAAGAATTGATGATTTAATTGAACAGTATGTTGGTAGTGAAAATGCTTGTTGTCGTTTACTAATTGGGATGCAAAGCTTGCCTAGTGATGAAGTTCATGCAGCATTTTCCCTTAGTAGTAGTGATGGACGGATTGACAACAGTAGCATTGTGCGATTTAAAAAACGCATGGCGGCAGAATTTCGCCAGCAGTTGACTATCGGTGCGCCGACTAATCAAGATGAAGCGGGGTTGCGGCGGTTAAGTCATCAGCTAAAAACTCAGAAACTAATTATTAAACTGTTTCTCCGTCATTCTCTCCACGCCAAGTTATATCTTGTGCATCGCCATGACCCCAACACTCCCGCAGTGGGATTCTTAGGTAGTAGTAATTTAACCCTTCCCGGACTGGCGAAACAAGGGGAGTTGAATGTTGATATTTTAGACCACGATGCTTGTAATAAACTGCAAACGTGGTTTAGCGATCGCTGGCAAGATTACGGTTGTGTAGATATTTCCCAAGAATTAGCTGAAATTATTGATCAGAGTTGGGCTAGGCAAGATTTAGTCTCACCTTACTACATCTACCTGAAGATAGCTTACCACTTATCCCATGAAGCGATCGCTGGACTTTCAGAATTTCGCATCCCCCGCGAATTTAATAACTTATTTGATTTCCAGAAAGCCGCCGTACAGCTAGCAGCACGTCATGTAACTAGGCGTGGCGGTGTATTAGTGGGCGATGTGGTCGGTTTGGGTAAAACTTTAGTTGGAACCGCCCTTGCCAAAATATTACAAGAAGATTGTTTTTTAGAAACACTGATTATTTGCCCGAAAAACTTGGTGCAAATGTGGCAAGAATATGTAAATAATTATCGGTTACTTGCCGAGGTTATGCCGATTAGTCAAGTACAAAATAAATTACCAAAACTCCGGCGTTATCGAGTTGTCTTGATTGATGAAAGTCACAATTTACGTAACCGCGAAGGTAAACGTTATCGAGCAATTACAGAATATATTGCAGCTAACGAAAGTAAATGTATTTTATTATCTGCAACTCCTTACAATAAAAGTTATCTTGACCTTTCCGCCCAACTGCGGCTATTTGTGCCAGAAGACCAAGATTTGGGCTTAAGACCAGAAGCTTTAATTAATGAACTTGGTGGCAGTTCTGTAGGAGAATTAGAATTTATTAGAAAGCATCAGTGTTCTGTACGTTCTTTAGCGGCTTTTGAGAAAAGCGAACACCCTGATGACTGGCGAGAATTGATGAAGCGTTACATGGTGCGACGCACTCGCTCTTTTATTAAAGATAATTATGCCCACACAGATGAAACCGGGCAGAAATATTTAGAATTTTCTGATGGAAGACATTCTTATTTTCCCCAACGTTTACCTCGTAGTATCAAGTTTCCTTTAGAAGCTTCTAACACAGACTTTTATGCTCGTCTTTACTCTGAATCGGTAGTAGAAGTTATTAATCAACTTAACTTACCTCGTTATGGGCTTGGGAATTACATTATTGCTAAACCCAAACAGCCGCCTACAGATACCGAACAACGTTTGATTAATAGCTTCTTTCGTGGCGGTAGGAGGTTAATGGGTTTTTCGCGCACTAATTTATTTAAACGTTTAGAAAGTAGTGGCGTTGCTTTTATCAAATCAATTGAACGCCATATATTACGGAATTTCATTTATTTATCTGCCCTAGAGCAAGGTCTTGATATCCCTATAGGAACTCAAGAAGCTGAATTGTTAGATACAAGTAATAATGATGAAGATACCGATTCTGTAGTAGCAGCTTTGTTTGATACAGAAACGGAAGAAGATGATTTTGACAATTCCGGTCATGTCGAAAATCTAACGCAAAACCTAACCCCTCAACCCCCTTCTATACAAGGGAAGGGGGAGAATTCAAAGCCTCTCTCCTTGCAGGAGAGAGGTTTGGAGAGAGGTTTTCCAGATTCCGTGAAAAGTCAGGAAAAATTTTTTCGTCAAAGAGCAGAATCAATTTACCAAGAATATACAACTCGATATCAACGAAGATTTAAATGGTTGCGGTCTACACTTTTTGATATTAAAAAACTGAAACGAGATTTGTTAGAAGATGCCAAAGCACTGATTAATGTGCTGCAATGTGGCGAGTGGAATCCTCAAAAAGATGAAAAACTTGCTGCTTTAATCAAATTGCTAACAAAAACTCACCCTAATGATAAAGTGCTAATTTTCACACAATTTGCCGATACAGTCCGCTACCTTGCAGATAATTTGCAGTCCAGTCATATTACTAATGTCGCTGGGGTAACAGGTCAATCTAAAGACCCGACATTAATGACGGGAAGATTTAGCCCTGTGAGTAATGGGAAACGGGAGCAAATTTCATCATCAGATGAGTTGCGTATTTTAATCGCCACCGATGTGTTGAGTGAAGGTCATAATTTACAAGATTGTGCAATTATCGTCAATTGGGATTTACCTTGGGCGATTATTCGTTTAATTCAACGCGCCGGAAGAGTAGACCGTATTGGACAAAATGCTGATAAAATTCTCTGTTATTCTTTTTTACCAGCCGAGGGAGTAGAACGGATTATTAATTTGCGAGAACGACTCCGCAAACGACTGCAAGAAAATGCTGAAGTGGTGGGAACTGATGAAGCTTTTTTTGAAGATGATGATGCACGGGTAATTCTTGACCTCTACAATGAAAAATCTGGAATTTTAGATGGTGAAGAAGATACAGAAGTTGATTTGACATCAGAAGCATTTCAAATTTGGAAAAAAGCCACTGATGGTAATCCCGGTTTGAAAAAAACGATTGAGGAAATGGAAAATGTAGTTTATTCTACTCGCGCCCATACTCCCCAACCTGTGCAACCGGAGGGAGTATTGCTTTATATGAAAACCACCGAGGGAAATGATTCTTTAATTTATGTTGACCGCAATGGAAATAGCGTTACTCAATCACAATTAGCAGTTCTTCGGGTGGCGGCGTGTGAAGAATCTACCGCAGCGATACCCAGAGATAAACAGCATCACGAGTTAGTAAACAAGGGTGCTGAATTGATTGCTGAAGATGAGAAAAATGCAGGAGGTCAATTAGGACGACCATCAGGTGCAAGGTTCCGCACTTATGAACGACTGAAAAGTTATGTTCAAGAAATGAAGGGAACGCTATTTGTTAGTGAAGAACTTTTAAAAGCAATTGATGAGATTTACCGTTATCCTTTGCGACAGTCAGCCATTGATACTCTCAACCGTCAACTGAGAAGCGGTATTAATAATCAGCAGTTGGCTGAGTTAGTTGTGGCGCTACGAATGGATGACCGTTTGTGTATTGTAACTGAAGAACTGGAGAAGCGAGAACCTCAGATTATTTGTTCTTTAGGATTATTTTGTAATTCGTAATTCGTAATTCGTAATTCGTAATTCGTAATTCGTAATTTGTAATTAAAGGAGTAGGGTGCGTTACGTTACGCGATAACACAACCTACAAAACTGACTTTTGTAAACAGGCGATTGATCGCGATCGTTAGAGATAAATATTCTACACTGTTTGATTTGCTTCTAACCAGTTAAGTAAATCCTCAATGGCTGAAAAATCCAATAAAGCCTCGCCAAGTGCTTCTAATTGCTCTAGGGAAAGAGTTTGAATGCGCCCCCGAACCTCTTGTGGTAACTCTCCTACCCGTTTTTGTAGTAACCGTAACACGAGTGTTTGTCCTTGTTCTTGTTTTCCCCGCTCGTAACCAATGCGCTCGCCTGTGGTAATATAGCTCATAGTCCGCTCCTGCTCAAATTGCTTAAACTCTTGCCAAAATTCTGCTTCCAAGGCTTTTGGTAAAATCATAACCCAATCAATAAATCGATAAAGGTTACGAATATCTTTTTCTTGCAATCCTAATTCATACAATCGGCGAATCAAGCTAAATTTCCAAGCTTTACGTTCTCCTGGCTTTTTACTTGTTTGCTGCGTCTTCAAATGCGCCATTACTACAGTTGCAAATGGATTGTCGCTGGCTTCTAATTCCGTCCAATGATTTTGATAATCTAGCAGCTTGACAGTTCCAAATTCAAAGTTAAGCCTAGTATTGGGATAATTATAACTATTTTCAAACAACCTCTAAAGGGCGGTTAAAAACGGCGTTTACACAGACAAAACCTACGGAGGTGGGTTTCAAACCCTCAATTTTTCTTTAGTCTACGTTCGCCTAGCGTTCCGCAGGAAAAGTAGACTTGCTTTGTATAACTGCAAATTCTATTTGCTTTGGCTCTAAGTTGACTTTTGCTTGTGGAAAATACTGAAATAAGAAAGCAAACTGAGGTTTGAGAAAGCAAAAGCTGATTTGACTTGCGGAAAATACTGAAATAAGAAAGCAAACTGGGGTTTGAGAAAGCAAAAGTTGATTTTACTTGCGGAAAACACCAAAATGAGAAAGTAAACTGGAGTTTGAATAAGTAAAAGCTGATTTTACTTGCGGAAAACACCAAAATGAGAAAGCAAAAGCTTCTTTTGAGTAAGTTAAAGCTCATTTTGAGGAAGTATTTCAGTATTTTGAGAAAGCAAACGGGCATTTTTATAAAGCAATTGGGTATTTTGGTAAAGTAATCAGCAAATCTACCTGATAATTTAAAATCACGGACGTACAAATTAAGCCAACATTTAGACAAATTGATAACTTTTCCGTATAATTTCTCAGCCTAATTAAATATAAAGGACTTATAAAGTATAAAAAGCATGGGTAAAAATTTAACTCGTATAAAGAGGATTTCTTAAAGTCCGCTAGCGCAGACTTAATTTTTATAGCCACAGATTTATTTTCTGAGTGGCAAATTTACCATGCTCTTTTTTTGTTCTTCAAGCATGATAAATTATGTCGCTTAATTTTCAACGAACACGTGATTTACTCTCTCAGTTCAAATTTAGTGATTTATTTATCGAGGAATTAGGTTGGTCTAAACCCTCAAGACAAAAACCTGAAACCTTAAAGATTGAGAATAAGACGTATCAATACCAGAAAATTGCTGAACTCTCAGGTGTTGCAATCTTTGAAGTCACCGCAGCAGATGGGAAAATACCAGAGGCTAAAGTTAGAAATGATATTTACAAAGAAATTAATAAACTGATAGCTGAAAATCTCCTAATTTTTATTACCGCAGAACGCACGCGTAGTCTTTGGTATTGGGTGAAACGAGAAGGAACTAAAACCTCTGTTCGTGACCATTTATATGTGAAAGGTCAACCAGGAGACTTGTTTTTAAGCAAGCTTGGTTCTTTAGTCATTGATATTACTGAATTAGAACATGGCGAACCGACTGTTGTCGAAATTGCTTATAAACTACAACATGGGTTTGATGTTGAGCCAGTAACCAAAAAGTTTTATAAGGAATTTCAAGAGCAACACCAGAAGTTTTTGCTATTTGTGAAAGGAATTGATAATGAGATAGATAGACGTTGGTATACATCGGTAATTCTCAATCGCCTGATGTTTGTTTATTTTCTTCAGCGCAAGGGTTTTATTGATAATAAAGATTTAAATTATCTGCAAAATAAGCTTGAGCAAAGCCAGCAAAAAGGTGAAAATCATTTTTATGGTGAATTTCTCAAGGCTTTGTTTTTTGAAAGCTTTGCAAAACCTGAGAGTGAACGCGATTTATCTGTACAAAAATTGGTAGGAAAGGTTAAATACCTGAATGGTGGATTATTTCTTAAACATCATATTGAAGAGAAATATCAAATTTCTATAGTTGATGAGGCGTTTGAGCAAGTTCTAGATTTATTTGGGCGTTATTCTTGGAATCTGGATGATACGCCGGAAGGAAAAGACGATGAAATTAACCCTGATGTTTTGGGTTATATATTTGAAAAATACATTAATCAAAAGGCTTTTGGGGCGTATTATACTAGACCACAGATTACAGAATATCTTTGTGATAGAACTATTCACAAATTAATTGTAGACCGCGTAAATGATGCGTTATCTGATAAGTATAAGCCATTTGAGGATATCAACGAACTTCTCATCAAGCTGGATACAAATATTTGTCGTTCCCTAATGGAAGATATTCTTCCTAATTTATCAATTCTTGACCCAGCTTGCGGTTCTGGTGCTTTTCTTGTAGCGGCGATGAAGACGCTTATCCAAGTTTATAGTGCGGTAATTGGGACAATTGAATTACAGGGAGGTCAGAAATTAAAGGACTGGTTAAAAACTGAAAAAACTGAGCATCTTTCCATAGAATATTTTATCAGAAAGCGCATTCTTAAAGATAACCTCTATGGTATAGACATCATGGAGGAAGCAACGGAAATTGCTAAACTGCGTCTTTTTTTAGCGTTGGTTTCTTCTGCTCATGATGTGGAAGAATTAGAGCCATTGCCTAATATTGATTTTAATATTATGGCGGGTAATTCGTTGATTGGACTGATTAAGGTAGATGATACTGCTTTTGATACAGTAGGAAATACTAAACAAGGTAATTTATTACAGCGTCTCACAGCAGATAATTACAAGGCTATTTTAGAAGAAAAGAATAAATCTATTGAACTTTATAAAAAACACGCTTTTATTCCTGGTGAGGAAAAACTTCCTGGTGGAGAAGTGGGAACGCATCAAGATGCAAGGTTGTTGAACTTACGTAAATCTATTGACAACCTTAATAAAGAATCACAAAAAAAGTTAAATCTTTTATTGTTGGATGAGTTTAGTCAAAAGCTCGGTATTAAATACGAGGAAGTTCAGTTAACTGGAAAATCACAGAAGCGTGTTTTGAAGGTTGAGGATATTGCAGCCTTGAAGCCGTTTCACTGGGGTTATCATTTTGACAAAGTTTTAGAACGCGGTGGGTTTGATGCAATTATCACTAACCCACCGTGGGAAATATTTAAACCACAGGCTAAAGAGTTCTTCGCACAGCATAATGAACTGGTGACAAAGAACAAGATGGATATTAAGGATTTTGAGAAAGAGCAGAATAAACTATTACAAAATCCAATAATTGCAAGTACTTGGTTAGAATATCAAAGTCAATATCCTTATGTCAGCGCTTATTATCGTTCATCTGAACAATATAAAAATCAGATTTCTGTAGTGAATGGTAAAAAAGCAGGTACGGATATTAATCTCTATAAGCTGTTTACAGAACAGTGTTTTAATCTTTTGCGTTCAGGCGGTGAGTGCGGAATTGTAATTCCTAGTGGTATTTACACTGATTTGGGGACTAAGCAATTGCGGGAGATGTTGTTTAGTCAAACTAAAGTTACTGGACTTTTTTGTTTTGAAAACCGCAAAACTATTTTTGAAGAAGTTGATAGTCGTTTTAAGTTTGTTGTCCTTACTTTTGCAAAAGGTAGTACAACAACAGAATTTCCATCTGCATTTATGCGTCATGATGTGCAAGAACTTCAAATGTTTCCTAGTGATGATAGCTTGCAGATTAATATTGATATGGTTCGTAAACTCTCACCTGATTCGCTATCTGTGATGGAGTTTAAGAATGAGGTAGATATCCGTATTTCTGAAAAAATGCTTCACTTCCCTTTGCTGGGTGAAAAAATTGATGGTAAGTGGAACTTTGTACTTACTCGTGAATTTGATAGAGGTAATGATAATAACCTTTTCCAACTACAAAAAACAGGAGAAACTTTACCACTTTTTGTAGGAAAAATGTTTCATCAGTTTAATCTTACAGAAGAATCATCACCATACTGGATTAAAGAGTCAATTGGTAGAGCAATATTACTTGGTAA harbors:
- a CDS encoding Eco57I restriction-modification methylase domain-containing protein, with the protein product MSLNFQRTRDLLSQFKFSDLFIEELGWSKPSRQKPETLKIENKTYQYQKIAELSGVAIFEVTAADGKIPEAKVRNDIYKEINKLIAENLLIFITAERTRSLWYWVKREGTKTSVRDHLYVKGQPGDLFLSKLGSLVIDITELEHGEPTVVEIAYKLQHGFDVEPVTKKFYKEFQEQHQKFLLFVKGIDNEIDRRWYTSVILNRLMFVYFLQRKGFIDNKDLNYLQNKLEQSQQKGENHFYGEFLKALFFESFAKPESERDLSVQKLVGKVKYLNGGLFLKHHIEEKYQISIVDEAFEQVLDLFGRYSWNLDDTPEGKDDEINPDVLGYIFEKYINQKAFGAYYTRPQITEYLCDRTIHKLIVDRVNDALSDKYKPFEDINELLIKLDTNICRSLMEDILPNLSILDPACGSGAFLVAAMKTLIQVYSAVIGTIELQGGQKLKDWLKTEKTEHLSIEYFIRKRILKDNLYGIDIMEEATEIAKLRLFLALVSSAHDVEELEPLPNIDFNIMAGNSLIGLIKVDDTAFDTVGNTKQGNLLQRLTADNYKAILEEKNKSIELYKKHAFIPGEEKLPGGEVGTHQDARLLNLRKSIDNLNKESQKKLNLLLLDEFSQKLGIKYEEVQLTGKSQKRVLKVEDIAALKPFHWGYHFDKVLERGGFDAIITNPPWEIFKPQAKEFFAQHNELVTKNKMDIKDFEKEQNKLLQNPIIASTWLEYQSQYPYVSAYYRSSEQYKNQISVVNGKKAGTDINLYKLFTEQCFNLLRSGGECGIVIPSGIYTDLGTKQLREMLFSQTKVTGLFCFENRKTIFEEVDSRFKFVVLTFAKGSTTTEFPSAFMRHDVQELQMFPSDDSLQINIDMVRKLSPDSLSVMEFKNEVDIRISEKMLHFPLLGEKIDGKWNFVLTREFDRGNDNNLFQLQKTGETLPLFVGKMFHQFNLTEESSPYWIKESIGRAILLGNKKDNNQILDYQRYRWVHRRIARNTDSRTLITTIAPRKVFCDNNSTTIDLNKSGISNIEMIFLCAICNAFILDWLLRQKVTTTLNMFYVYQLPVPRLTKNDRNFNDIVQRAAKLICTTPEFDELAQEVGLGSHQQGVTDETERAKLRAELDGMVAHLYGLTEDEFSYILTTFPIVNATVKEAALEAYRTFAPIFGDSQVAF
- a CDS encoding helicase-related protein, whose protein sequence is MPRIFDNIDLQLLPILRETLKISYRADFCVGYFNLRGWRRIDDLIEQYVGSENACCRLLIGMQSLPSDEVHAAFSLSSSDGRIDNSSIVRFKKRMAAEFRQQLTIGAPTNQDEAGLRRLSHQLKTQKLIIKLFLRHSLHAKLYLVHRHDPNTPAVGFLGSSNLTLPGLAKQGELNVDILDHDACNKLQTWFSDRWQDYGCVDISQELAEIIDQSWARQDLVSPYYIYLKIAYHLSHEAIAGLSEFRIPREFNNLFDFQKAAVQLAARHVTRRGGVLVGDVVGLGKTLVGTALAKILQEDCFLETLIICPKNLVQMWQEYVNNYRLLAEVMPISQVQNKLPKLRRYRVVLIDESHNLRNREGKRYRAITEYIAANESKCILLSATPYNKSYLDLSAQLRLFVPEDQDLGLRPEALINELGGSSVGELEFIRKHQCSVRSLAAFEKSEHPDDWRELMKRYMVRRTRSFIKDNYAHTDETGQKYLEFSDGRHSYFPQRLPRSIKFPLEASNTDFYARLYSESVVEVINQLNLPRYGLGNYIIAKPKQPPTDTEQRLINSFFRGGRRLMGFSRTNLFKRLESSGVAFIKSIERHILRNFIYLSALEQGLDIPIGTQEAELLDTSNNDEDTDSVVAALFDTETEEDDFDNSGHVENLTQNLTPQPPSIQGKGENSKPLSLQERGLERGFPDSVKSQEKFFRQRAESIYQEYTTRYQRRFKWLRSTLFDIKKLKRDLLEDAKALINVLQCGEWNPQKDEKLAALIKLLTKTHPNDKVLIFTQFADTVRYLADNLQSSHITNVAGVTGQSKDPTLMTGRFSPVSNGKREQISSSDELRILIATDVLSEGHNLQDCAIIVNWDLPWAIIRLIQRAGRVDRIGQNADKILCYSFLPAEGVERIINLRERLRKRLQENAEVVGTDEAFFEDDDARVILDLYNEKSGILDGEEDTEVDLTSEAFQIWKKATDGNPGLKKTIEEMENVVYSTRAHTPQPVQPEGVLLYMKTTEGNDSLIYVDRNGNSVTQSQLAVLRVAACEESTAAIPRDKQHHELVNKGAELIAEDEKNAGGQLGRPSGARFRTYERLKSYVQEMKGTLFVSEELLKAIDEIYRYPLRQSAIDTLNRQLRSGINNQQLAELVVALRMDDRLCIVTEELEKREPQIICSLGLFCNS